The proteins below are encoded in one region of Nakamurella flava:
- the galE gene encoding UDP-glucose 4-epimerase GalE, whose product MRTVVIGGAGYIGSVVANLLLNEGHEVLVVDDCSTGHADAVPPSADFVQADIADAADFLAGRDIDAVLHFAAKSLVGESVQHPSLYWRTNVVGTRALLDAITANGIPRLVFSSSAATYGEPESVPITEDAPTRPGNPYGASKLAVDLMISGECGATDLAAVSLRYFNVAGASFGAGERHAVETHLIPNALGAVDGTRPPLTVFGEDWPTQDGTPVRDYVHVADLARAHVLALTAAEPGEHLICNLGNGSGYSVRDVLATVEQVTGRPVPYTVGPRRAGDPAQLVASAERAAERLGWRAERTLTEMVADAWAFHQSRAGVDTVD is encoded by the coding sequence ATGAGGACCGTCGTCATCGGTGGGGCCGGGTACATCGGTTCGGTGGTCGCCAACCTGCTGTTGAACGAGGGCCACGAGGTCCTCGTGGTGGACGACTGTTCCACCGGGCACGCCGACGCGGTCCCCCCGTCGGCGGATTTCGTGCAGGCCGACATCGCCGATGCCGCCGACTTCCTCGCCGGTCGCGACATCGACGCCGTGCTGCACTTCGCCGCCAAGTCACTGGTCGGCGAGTCCGTGCAGCACCCGTCGCTGTACTGGCGCACCAACGTCGTCGGCACCCGCGCCCTGCTCGACGCGATCACCGCGAACGGGATCCCCCGGCTCGTCTTCTCCTCCAGCGCGGCGACCTACGGCGAACCGGAATCGGTGCCGATCACCGAGGACGCGCCCACCCGGCCCGGAAACCCGTACGGGGCCAGCAAACTGGCCGTCGACCTGATGATCTCCGGAGAGTGCGGGGCCACCGATCTGGCCGCGGTGTCGCTGCGGTACTTCAACGTGGCCGGGGCCTCGTTCGGCGCGGGCGAGCGGCACGCCGTGGAGACCCACCTCATCCCCAACGCGTTGGGCGCGGTGGACGGCACGCGTCCGCCGCTGACCGTCTTCGGCGAGGACTGGCCCACCCAGGACGGCACCCCGGTACGGGACTACGTGCACGTGGCCGATCTGGCCCGGGCCCACGTGCTCGCGCTGACCGCGGCCGAACCCGGCGAACATCTCATCTGCAATCTCGGTAACGGCTCCGGCTACAGCGTCAGGGACGTGCTGGCCACCGTGGAGCAGGTCACCGGTCGCCCGGTGCCGTACACCGTCGGCCCCCGCCGGGCCGGCGACCCCGCCCAACTGGTGGCCTCGGCCGAGCGCGCGGCCGAGCGGCTGGGCTGGCGGGCCGAGCGCACGCTGACCGAAATGGTCGCCGACGCCTGGGCTTTCCATCAGTCGCGGGCCGGGGTCGACACCGTCGACTGA
- a CDS encoding GntR family transcriptional regulator, producing the protein MNLSRTDPRTDRRLAAARRVRDLLRSAIVDEEIGTGPLPSEAELMLAYSASRQVIRDALGMLRTEGLVTRTQGTGTSAVISKVRHAFDHLHGPSRRQVVAHRILSMTEEPAPPRVAAKLRFPAGAACGIVEYITLFDDSPYYVCTSYTPTALLPVLARAERVTEWYSLYEDAGIELGVTDQAVEATIADPHHARLLAVAPGDPLMLFERLIRDHTGVPLEYGFARVRGDRVVLRAQLPRRRARRPRDAESEN; encoded by the coding sequence ATGAACCTCTCCAGGACGGATCCTCGCACCGATCGCCGGTTGGCGGCGGCGCGCCGGGTCCGTGACCTGCTGCGGTCCGCGATCGTCGACGAGGAGATCGGGACCGGCCCCCTGCCCAGCGAAGCCGAACTGATGCTGGCGTACTCGGCCAGTCGGCAGGTCATCCGGGACGCGCTGGGCATGTTGCGTACGGAGGGTCTGGTCACCCGCACCCAGGGGACCGGCACCTCGGCGGTCATCTCCAAGGTGCGGCACGCCTTCGACCATCTCCACGGTCCCTCCCGCCGTCAGGTGGTCGCGCATCGCATCCTCAGCATGACCGAAGAACCGGCTCCGCCGCGGGTGGCGGCCAAACTCCGGTTCCCCGCCGGCGCGGCGTGCGGAATCGTCGAATACATCACGCTTTTCGACGACTCGCCCTACTACGTCTGCACGTCCTACACCCCCACCGCTCTGCTGCCTGTCCTGGCCCGGGCCGAACGGGTCACCGAGTGGTACTCGCTCTACGAGGACGCCGGGATCGAACTCGGCGTCACCGACCAGGCCGTCGAGGCCACCATCGCCGACCCGCACCACGCCCGCCTGCTGGCGGTGGCCCCCGGCGACCCGCTGATGCTCTTCGAACGACTGATCCGGGACCACACCGGCGTGCCCCTGGAGTACGGCTTCGCCCGCGTGCGCGGCGATCGCGTCGTGCTCCGAGCCCAACTCCCGCGGCGGCGTGCCCGCCGGCCGCGCGACGCCGAAAGCGAGAACTGA
- a CDS encoding ABC transporter permease, producing MLSYTGKRLLLAIPTLVGVSIVIFLTIKIIPGDPVSALLGPTGTPEAKAALEQRLGLDQSWPVQYWSWLTSAFAGDLGDSLARRQAVAPIVLDALANTLILTLSAAIVSLILGVAIGALTALRDGRPSARIGNAFALFSISVPQYSVGLLLIIWLAAGAGLFPVSGMYTPRGGGDFADLLWHLVLPTITAALVPAGIIARMFRSSVRDVMSMDFIEALTARGYSRRRVMRHAFHNTVPSLLTVVGLQIGYLLGGVIFVEAVFAWPGIGLLVYQSISQRDLPVIQAGVLVSALAFVLLNLLVDVVQGLLDPRVRTA from the coding sequence GTGCTCTCCTACACGGGCAAACGACTGCTGCTGGCGATACCGACCCTGGTCGGAGTCTCCATCGTCATCTTCCTGACCATCAAGATCATTCCGGGCGACCCGGTCTCGGCGCTGCTCGGCCCGACCGGGACCCCCGAGGCCAAGGCCGCGCTCGAGCAGCGGCTCGGCCTGGACCAGTCCTGGCCGGTGCAGTACTGGTCGTGGCTGACGTCCGCCTTCGCCGGGGACCTGGGCGACAGCCTGGCCCGCCGGCAGGCGGTGGCCCCCATCGTGCTCGACGCGCTGGCGAACACGCTGATCCTGACCCTGTCCGCGGCCATCGTCTCGCTGATCCTGGGCGTCGCGATCGGTGCGCTGACCGCCCTGCGCGACGGCAGGCCCAGCGCGAGGATCGGCAACGCCTTCGCCCTGTTCTCGATCTCGGTCCCGCAGTACTCGGTGGGTCTGCTGCTGATCATCTGGCTCGCGGCCGGGGCCGGACTCTTCCCGGTCAGCGGCATGTACACCCCACGCGGCGGCGGCGACTTCGCCGACCTGCTTTGGCATCTCGTACTGCCGACCATCACCGCGGCCCTGGTGCCGGCCGGCATCATCGCCCGGATGTTCCGCAGCTCGGTCCGCGACGTGATGAGCATGGACTTCATCGAGGCCCTCACCGCCCGCGGATACAGCCGGCGACGCGTCATGCGGCACGCCTTCCACAACACCGTGCCGTCCCTGCTCACCGTGGTCGGCCTGCAGATCGGTTACCTGCTGGGCGGTGTCATCTTCGTCGAGGCGGTGTTCGCCTGGCCCGGCATCGGACTGCTGGTCTATCAGTCGATCAGCCAGCGGGACCTGCCGGTCATCCAGGCCGGGGTGCTGGTCTCGGCCCTGGCCTTCGTGTTGCTCAACCTCCTGGTCGACGTCGTCCAGGGCCTGCTCGATCCCCGGGTCCGCACCGCCTGA
- a CDS encoding ABC transporter permease, protein MTTTVVSTAGAVDASAPPPKAPAVRRRRRRMPVSSWIALGVIGFLVLTAVVGPWFVSDPNVGETSDRLQPAFSPGHLLGTDGQGRDVLARLVVGTRLSLLAGLVPVLFAAVIGSALGIAAGLVRPWAHKTIMRTLDVFYAFPAVLLAIAIAAALGSGISNAIIALAVILVPPVARVAETETRRLVGLDYMEAARASGAGPVAIAVRQVLPNVAPPVVVYCTSLIGLSIVYAAGLSFLGLGVSPPTAEWGLMVSDHTQYIYNAPILAAIPAVAILIASVAFNVLGDGLRDLLDVRGSSR, encoded by the coding sequence GTGACCACCACCGTGGTTTCCACCGCCGGCGCGGTCGACGCGTCGGCCCCGCCCCCGAAGGCGCCGGCCGTCCGCCGTCGGCGCCGGAGGATGCCGGTCAGTTCCTGGATCGCGCTCGGCGTCATCGGCTTCCTGGTCCTGACGGCCGTCGTCGGGCCGTGGTTCGTCTCCGACCCCAACGTCGGCGAGACCTCGGACCGGCTGCAGCCCGCGTTCAGTCCCGGCCACCTGCTCGGCACCGACGGCCAGGGACGCGACGTGCTGGCCCGTCTCGTCGTCGGTACCCGGTTGTCGCTGCTGGCCGGTCTGGTGCCGGTGCTGTTCGCCGCGGTGATCGGGTCCGCCCTGGGCATCGCCGCCGGCCTGGTCCGGCCCTGGGCCCACAAGACGATCATGCGGACGCTGGACGTCTTCTACGCCTTCCCCGCCGTCCTGCTGGCCATCGCGATCGCGGCCGCGCTGGGTTCGGGGATCTCCAACGCGATCATCGCGCTGGCCGTCATCCTGGTCCCGCCGGTGGCGCGGGTCGCCGAGACGGAGACCCGACGCCTGGTGGGCCTGGACTACATGGAGGCGGCCCGGGCGTCGGGCGCAGGCCCGGTGGCCATCGCCGTCCGTCAGGTGTTGCCCAATGTCGCTCCGCCGGTGGTCGTCTACTGCACCTCGCTGATCGGCCTGTCCATCGTCTACGCGGCCGGTCTGTCGTTCCTCGGACTGGGGGTTTCGCCGCCGACCGCCGAGTGGGGCCTGATGGTCAGCGACCACACGCAGTACATCTACAACGCGCCGATCCTCGCCGCCATCCCGGCGGTGGCCATCCTCATCGCCTCGGTCGCCTTTAACGTCCTCGGCGACGGCCTGCGCGATCTTCTCGACGTCCGGGGGAGCTCCCGATGA
- a CDS encoding ABC transporter ATP-binding protein, with the protein MNMPAVAPLQVSHLETSFRRGKQVTPIVRDVSFTLERGRTLMLLGESGSGKSVTARSILRLYGPSAVITGSVRMNGIELLDLPEGKMRNLRGADIALIPQDPTGALDPLQTIGSQIAEVLRVHRLESTKKAAAARTELLLEQVGIREPGRVARSYPHELSGGMRQRAVIAIAVSCDPQILIADEPTTALDVTVQAQILDLIADLRRDTGTAVLMVTHDVGVAADYGDHVGVMYAGQLIESGAARDVLRNPQHAYTAGLLAAQPRPGVPRGTLPTMVGWSAAIDGDLVAVTPATAHQNEQEVA; encoded by the coding sequence ATGAACATGCCCGCCGTCGCCCCCCTGCAGGTGTCGCACCTGGAGACCTCCTTCCGCCGGGGCAAGCAGGTCACCCCGATCGTCCGGGACGTGTCCTTCACGCTGGAACGGGGCAGGACGCTGATGCTGCTCGGCGAGTCCGGGTCCGGGAAGTCGGTCACCGCCCGCTCCATCCTCCGCCTGTACGGCCCGTCGGCGGTCATCACCGGCTCGGTCCGGATGAACGGCATCGAGCTGCTCGACCTGCCGGAGGGCAAGATGCGCAACCTCCGGGGTGCCGACATCGCCCTGATCCCCCAGGATCCGACCGGCGCGCTGGACCCGTTGCAGACCATCGGTTCCCAGATCGCCGAGGTCCTGCGGGTCCACCGGCTGGAGAGCACCAAGAAGGCCGCGGCCGCCCGCACGGAACTGCTCCTGGAGCAGGTCGGCATCCGCGAGCCCGGCCGGGTCGCCCGCAGCTACCCGCACGAACTCTCGGGCGGCATGCGCCAACGGGCGGTCATCGCCATCGCCGTCAGCTGCGACCCGCAGATCCTCATCGCCGACGAGCCGACCACCGCCCTGGACGTCACGGTGCAGGCGCAGATCCTCGACCTCATCGCCGATCTGCGCCGCGACACCGGCACCGCGGTGCTGATGGTCACCCACGATGTGGGGGTGGCGGCCGACTACGGCGACCACGTCGGGGTGATGTACGCGGGTCAGCTGATCGAGTCCGGCGCGGCGCGGGACGTCCTGCGCAACCCGCAGCACGCCTACACCGCCGGCCTGCTGGCCGCCCAGCCCCGCCCGGGGGTGCCCCGCGGCACCCTCCCGACCATGGTCGGCTGGTCCGCTGCCATCGACGGCGACCTGGTCGCGGTCACCCCCGCCACCGCCCACCAGAACGAGCAGGAGGTCGCGTGA
- a CDS encoding ATP-binding cassette domain-containing protein, producing MTGTTAPRIPAQPGPKDTVLLRADHLGKTFGSGDRAFKAVDDVSLSVAPGEILGIVGESGSGKSTTAKMILGLLTPDSGTVTFEGADLATRSKREMRRLRARLQVVPQNPQTSLNPRLTIASSMEFNMRAHGIPADERSRRVHDLLERVGLTAAHAARYPHEMSGGQLQRVAIARALSTDPRLVICDEAVSALDKSVQAQVLNLLADLQRDTGVAFVFISHDLAVVEHISDTVVVLYRGQVVESGVASEVWAHPQHEYTAALLAATPGRSLFAA from the coding sequence ATGACCGGAACCACCGCACCCAGGATCCCGGCCCAACCCGGGCCGAAGGACACCGTGCTGCTGCGCGCCGACCACCTGGGCAAGACGTTCGGATCCGGCGACCGGGCCTTCAAGGCGGTCGACGACGTCTCCCTGTCCGTCGCCCCGGGCGAGATCCTCGGCATCGTCGGTGAATCCGGCTCGGGCAAGTCGACCACGGCCAAGATGATCCTCGGCCTGCTCACCCCGGACAGCGGCACGGTCACCTTCGAGGGCGCCGATCTGGCCACCCGGAGCAAGCGGGAGATGCGCCGCCTACGGGCCCGGCTGCAGGTGGTCCCGCAGAACCCACAGACCTCGCTGAATCCGCGACTGACGATCGCGTCGTCGATGGAGTTCAACATGCGCGCCCATGGCATCCCGGCCGACGAGCGCAGCCGGCGGGTGCACGACCTGCTCGAGCGGGTGGGCCTCACGGCGGCACACGCCGCCCGGTACCCCCACGAGATGTCCGGCGGCCAGCTGCAACGGGTGGCGATCGCCCGGGCGCTGTCCACCGATCCGCGGCTGGTGATCTGCGACGAAGCCGTCTCGGCGCTCGACAAGAGCGTCCAGGCCCAGGTTCTCAACCTGCTGGCCGACCTGCAGCGGGACACCGGCGTCGCCTTCGTCTTCATCTCCCACGACCTGGCCGTCGTCGAACACATCTCGGACACCGTCGTGGTGCTCTACCGCGGTCAGGTCGTCGAATCGGGCGTGGCCAGCGAGGTCTGGGCCCATCCGCAGCACGAGTACACCGCGGCCCTGCTCGCGGCCACCCCGGGCCGCTCGCTCTTCGCCGCCTGA
- a CDS encoding ABC transporter substrate-binding protein encodes MDETIRPHETAPPRSRSTFRRRTLLRVAATATAAVVLTSGLAACGKGSAQVAGTSGGSADNTLVVAMTASDIPLLDTGLAQGQGYEGLRFVGNQLYDGLTRFDLTKGDQIPPIVPDLAESWEANADLTEWTFKLRQGVTFHDGTPWNADAAIFNLERYIDTGTDHYYPDLNAQGGLSISGIDSFSKVDDSTIVIKTKGPWSYLPNDLATVYFGSPTAIKKLGNEQFGQNPVGTGPFQFVSLERGQQLTMKANENYWNGRPKVDEVILRPIPDATARVAALRSGEVNWIEVPPPDDVPALSGEGFQVLTNSYDHVWPWVYNTTKAPFNDPKVREALNWAIDRDSLVKNILNDTAEPALQIAPHANAAYRAENDIYGFDAAEAKQMLADAGYPDGFTMTLSYPTSGSGNMVPTPMNTALQADLAKIGVKVELKPVEWASMLTDFFAGRIPDDADALNISLSFQQEGFWSLWFGSQSGVNAGKYSNPEVDALFAKAKTVLDDKERSDIYAQAAVLMGQDSPWLVVVNDKNPRVLAPNVTGFVQPQSWFADLTQLSVS; translated from the coding sequence ATGGACGAGACCATCCGACCGCACGAGACCGCACCGCCACGTTCTCGTTCCACCTTCCGACGACGCACTCTGCTGCGGGTGGCCGCCACCGCCACCGCCGCCGTCGTCCTGACCAGTGGCCTCGCCGCCTGCGGCAAGGGGTCGGCCCAGGTCGCCGGCACCAGCGGCGGCAGTGCCGACAACACCCTGGTGGTCGCCATGACCGCCTCCGACATCCCCCTGCTGGACACCGGTCTGGCCCAGGGCCAGGGCTACGAGGGTCTGCGGTTCGTCGGTAACCAGCTCTACGACGGTCTGACCAGATTCGACCTCACCAAGGGCGACCAGATCCCGCCGATCGTGCCGGACCTGGCCGAGAGCTGGGAAGCGAACGCCGATCTCACCGAGTGGACCTTCAAGCTGCGCCAGGGGGTCACGTTCCACGACGGCACGCCGTGGAACGCCGACGCCGCGATCTTCAACCTCGAGCGCTACATCGACACCGGGACGGACCACTACTACCCCGATCTGAACGCCCAGGGCGGCCTGTCGATCTCGGGCATCGACTCCTTCTCCAAGGTCGACGACTCGACCATCGTCATCAAGACGAAGGGCCCGTGGTCGTACCTGCCCAACGACCTGGCGACCGTCTACTTCGGTAGCCCGACCGCCATCAAGAAACTGGGCAACGAGCAGTTCGGCCAGAACCCGGTCGGCACCGGGCCGTTCCAGTTCGTCTCGCTGGAGCGCGGCCAGCAGTTGACGATGAAGGCCAACGAGAACTACTGGAACGGACGACCGAAGGTCGACGAGGTCATCCTCCGGCCGATCCCGGACGCCACCGCCCGGGTCGCCGCCCTGCGCTCCGGTGAAGTCAACTGGATCGAGGTCCCGCCGCCGGACGACGTCCCCGCCCTGTCCGGTGAGGGTTTCCAGGTCCTCACCAACTCCTACGACCACGTGTGGCCGTGGGTCTACAACACCACCAAGGCGCCGTTCAACGACCCCAAGGTGCGCGAAGCCCTCAACTGGGCCATCGACCGTGACTCGCTGGTCAAGAACATCCTCAACGACACCGCCGAACCGGCCCTGCAGATCGCCCCGCACGCCAACGCCGCCTACCGGGCCGAGAACGACATCTACGGGTTCGACGCGGCCGAGGCGAAGCAGATGCTGGCCGACGCCGGGTACCCGGACGGCTTCACCATGACCTTGTCCTACCCGACCAGCGGCTCGGGCAACATGGTGCCGACCCCGATGAACACGGCCCTGCAGGCCGACCTGGCCAAGATCGGCGTCAAGGTCGAGCTGAAGCCGGTCGAGTGGGCCTCGATGCTGACCGACTTCTTCGCCGGTCGCATCCCCGACGACGCCGACGCCCTCAACATCTCGCTGTCCTTCCAGCAGGAGGGCTTCTGGTCGCTGTGGTTCGGCAGCCAGTCGGGCGTCAACGCCGGCAAGTACTCCAACCCCGAGGTCGACGCCCTGTTCGCCAAAGCCAAGACCGTCCTGGACGACAAGGAACGGTCCGACATCTACGCCCAGGCCGCCGTTCTCATGGGCCAGGACTCCCCGTGGCTGGTCGTCGTCAACGACAAGAACCCCCGGGTGCTCGCCCCGAACGTCACCGGTTTCGTCCAGCCGCAGTCCTGGTTCGCCGACCTGACCCAGCTGTCGGTCTCCTGA
- a CDS encoding amidase family protein has translation MSLPRGRIRGFIRRPTPDQVTTIAAQEHLTLTTAEALAYAEVLDGAFAAIDRLDELAAPLPPLRHLTRDPGRTPTDAEDPFHAFTRTCRVEGSTAGPLAGLTVGVKDNLAVAGIPITNASRTLSYTPTTDAVVVERLLDAGATVVGKTNLDDFSTSGTGESSWYGPARNPVDPTRSAGGSSGGSGSAVRSGAVDLAIGVDEGGSARIPASFNGVVSIKPTQGLVPSHGLTYMDHTIDAVCPIARTVEQTALMLDVMSGHSDRDPQWVRARPAPTSAAETVHDGIAGLRIGIVTEGCDPLICEPGVLRGFENAAEALSAAGAELRPVSIPLWSEAWAIETSLLLHLAWLTAQSDGAGYAHLGEVDVERTHAFGLVRRLEADSFPPFLKTWLIGGRYLSEQYFSTYYAKAANLRRALTAQIDEALLDVDLLITPTTPQVAPKLLDRPADDRELLSRGTTMVANTCVLNLSGHPGLAVPSGVDPETSMPTSIQIAGRYFEDAVTFRAGQVVENAVGVTPGGVAIRTAALA, from the coding sequence ATGTCCCTGCCCCGCGGCCGCATCCGCGGCTTCATCCGGCGACCCACCCCCGACCAGGTCACCACGATCGCCGCCCAGGAGCACCTGACGCTCACGACGGCGGAAGCCCTGGCCTACGCCGAGGTGCTCGACGGCGCCTTCGCCGCCATCGACCGCCTGGACGAGCTCGCCGCCCCGCTCCCCCCGCTGCGTCATCTGACCCGTGACCCCGGTCGCACGCCGACCGACGCCGAGGACCCATTCCACGCCTTCACCCGTACCTGCCGGGTCGAGGGATCCACCGCGGGTCCCCTGGCCGGACTGACCGTCGGGGTCAAGGACAACCTGGCCGTCGCCGGCATCCCCATCACCAACGCCTCGCGCACCCTGTCGTACACGCCGACCACCGACGCGGTCGTCGTCGAGCGTCTGCTGGACGCCGGGGCCACGGTGGTGGGCAAGACCAACCTGGACGACTTCTCGACCTCCGGAACCGGTGAATCGAGCTGGTACGGCCCGGCCCGCAACCCGGTCGACCCGACCCGCTCGGCCGGTGGGTCCTCCGGCGGCTCCGGCTCCGCCGTCCGCTCCGGCGCGGTGGACCTGGCGATCGGGGTGGACGAGGGCGGCTCGGCTCGCATCCCCGCGTCCTTCAACGGGGTCGTCTCCATCAAACCCACCCAGGGTCTGGTGCCCTCGCACGGGCTGACCTACATGGACCACACCATCGACGCGGTCTGCCCCATCGCCCGGACCGTCGAGCAGACCGCCCTGATGCTCGACGTGATGAGCGGTCACTCCGACCGGGACCCGCAGTGGGTCCGCGCCCGTCCCGCGCCGACCAGCGCCGCCGAGACCGTCCACGACGGCATCGCCGGGCTGCGCATCGGCATCGTCACCGAGGGCTGCGATCCGCTCATCTGCGAGCCCGGCGTCCTGCGCGGGTTCGAGAACGCCGCGGAGGCGCTGTCCGCCGCCGGGGCCGAGTTGCGGCCGGTCTCCATCCCGCTCTGGTCGGAGGCCTGGGCGATCGAGACGTCGCTGCTGCTGCACCTGGCCTGGCTGACCGCGCAGAGCGACGGCGCGGGCTACGCCCATCTCGGGGAGGTCGACGTCGAGCGCACCCACGCCTTCGGGCTGGTGCGACGGCTGGAGGCGGACTCCTTCCCGCCCTTCCTCAAGACCTGGCTGATCGGCGGGAGATACCTGTCCGAGCAGTACTTCTCGACCTATTACGCCAAGGCGGCCAACCTCCGTCGCGCGCTGACCGCCCAGATCGACGAGGCGCTGCTCGACGTCGACCTGCTGATTACGCCGACCACTCCGCAGGTTGCCCCCAAGCTCCTGGACCGTCCGGCCGACGATCGGGAACTGCTGTCCCGGGGCACCACCATGGTGGCCAACACCTGTGTGCTCAACCTGTCCGGTCATCCCGGGCTGGCCGTGCCCAGTGGGGTCGATCCGGAGACGTCGATGCCCACGTCGATCCAGATCGCCGGTCGGTACTTCGAGGACGCGGTGACCTTCCGGGCGGGCCAGGTCGTCGAGAACGCCGTGGGTGTCACCCCCGGCGGCGTGGCGATCCGGACGGCTGCACTCGCGTGA
- a CDS encoding MFS transporter — translation MITIAGRRDRTRPPTAAAGPVGAGAFQAVVLVTGMGLGLTAPFTAVLVLALGGSTTDAALTVSSMGLSLLIVDLFGSRVLPRLGSRWVLCGSSLIFGVGAVMTALSTVWVVALIARVLQGFGAALFMAGGIHLAVRLGQQHRRSSAAAIGGFNAAWFAGIAIGPLTGGVVAGWAGSADPADGYRLLFAVCAGVNLLAAGLALLLPRVPGTGRPRLSLPRGLGLRGARVWAVMGLAATGQIVRSAIAMTMVPLAGEAVGMDSTALGGTLFALAITDITVMAWSSRWSERHGRRPLLIGSLLWGAALTTTLALVDPPPLVVAACALGLGVTVGATWTLPTAMAVDLMADAESAVSAYRIASDIGMVAGGAMAALALATVGLSGSLLAATGVLLLGLLLALVVGETRMPSTTSAKGTPAHAPAID, via the coding sequence GTGATCACCATCGCCGGCCGACGGGACAGGACGCGGCCGCCCACGGCCGCGGCCGGTCCCGTCGGCGCCGGCGCCTTCCAGGCCGTGGTGCTGGTCACCGGCATGGGCCTGGGTCTGACCGCCCCGTTCACCGCGGTGCTGGTGCTGGCCCTGGGCGGATCGACCACCGATGCCGCCCTGACGGTCTCGTCGATGGGCCTGTCCCTGCTGATCGTCGACCTGTTCGGTTCCCGGGTCCTGCCCCGGCTCGGTTCCCGGTGGGTGCTGTGCGGATCGTCGCTGATCTTCGGTGTCGGTGCGGTGATGACCGCTCTGTCCACCGTCTGGGTGGTGGCCCTCATCGCCCGGGTGCTGCAGGGTTTCGGCGCCGCGCTGTTCATGGCCGGCGGGATCCACCTGGCCGTCCGGCTCGGTCAGCAGCACCGACGCTCGTCGGCGGCAGCCATCGGCGGCTTCAACGCGGCCTGGTTCGCCGGTATCGCCATCGGGCCGCTGACCGGCGGTGTCGTCGCCGGTTGGGCCGGCAGCGCCGATCCCGCGGACGGCTACCGGCTGCTCTTCGCGGTCTGCGCCGGCGTCAACCTGCTGGCCGCCGGGCTGGCGTTGCTGCTACCGCGGGTGCCCGGGACCGGACGCCCCCGGCTGTCCCTGCCCCGCGGTCTCGGGCTGCGGGGGGCGCGTGTGTGGGCCGTCATGGGTCTGGCCGCCACCGGACAGATCGTCCGGTCCGCCATCGCCATGACGATGGTCCCGCTGGCCGGCGAGGCCGTCGGGATGGACAGCACCGCCCTCGGCGGCACGCTGTTCGCCCTGGCGATCACCGACATCACCGTCATGGCCTGGAGTTCGCGATGGTCGGAGCGGCACGGTCGCCGACCGCTGCTGATCGGCAGCCTGCTCTGGGGCGCCGCGCTGACCACGACATTGGCCCTGGTCGACCCGCCCCCGCTCGTCGTCGCCGCCTGCGCCCTGGGACTCGGGGTGACCGTCGGTGCGACCTGGACCCTGCCCACCGCGATGGCCGTCGACCTGATGGCCGACGCCGAGTCGGCCGTCTCGGCCTACCGCATCGCCAGCGACATCGGCATGGTCGCCGGCGGCGCGATGGCCGCCCTGGCCCTGGCCACCGTCGGGCTGTCCGGTTCGCTGCTCGCGGCCACCGGCGTCCTGCTGCTCGGACTTCTGCTCGCCCTCGTCGTGGGCGAGACCCGCATGCCCTCCACCACCTCCGCGAAAGGAACCCCCGCGCATGCCCCAGCCATCGATTGA